A stretch of Linepithema humile isolate Giens D197 chromosome 3, Lhum_UNIL_v1.0, whole genome shotgun sequence DNA encodes these proteins:
- the LOC105675185 gene encoding sodium- and chloride-dependent GABA transporter 1-like, whose product MAEKMYYWGEEKDQVDPDQTFIEFKAKSVAADKRREPSRTVPKMTVSSPQGKMTEISNREEDAERGGWDNKLDFLFSCISVSVGLGNVWRFPYLCYKNGGGAFLITYGIAMLFCGIPIFFQEVAIGQYLGAGGMSLVGQLCPLLQGVGYATMTIVFFLDVYYCIIIAWTLFYLISTFVNLPNVPWSGCENWWNTDDCFDAAKGSQGMHGKMNCTNSVENNNTCHHTTPVEEYWDQRVLGITSGIETIGKIQWELLGCLIVGWLLVYFIIRRGLHQSGKIIWFSALFPYVVLFILLGRAVTLEGSYEGLLYYVTPRWEELRNPGPWIDGATQIFFAYSIGTGALPALGSYNKFHHNCYRDAIITCVVNTLTCLLAGCVTFSILGHIAQEQQTQVSEVVKSGPGLVFLTYPEVVLKLPGASLWAIIFFVMLLILGIDSEFCIVESFITGMVDYWPDVLRPHRIKFTIAICLIMFLLGIPMVTNGGIYIFQLMDFYSASGMSILWVCFFQTIAISWIFGAQKFCDCVHQMMGIRLNKFWYICWVLLAPVIMLFIFVFQIVQYKPLKYGSSYEYPTWAEIVGVCLSLSSMIWIPGYALYYVIITPGSIKENILKGLQPNIKSHTKLPKGEKSAVIPMSESSAGLITKNNSFLSQT is encoded by the exons ATGGCGGAGAAAATGTATTACTGGGGCGAGGAGAAGGATCAAGTCGATCCGGACCAGACCTTCATAGAGTTCAAGGCCAAATCGGTGGCGGCGGATAAGAGACGCGAACCGTCACGTACTGTGCCGAAGATGACAGTGTCTTCGCCACAGGGTAAAATGACTGAGATTAGTAACAGGGAGGAAGACGCCGAACGCGGCGGATGGGACAATAAACTCGACTTCCTGTTTTCCTGCATAAGTGTTTCCGTCGGGTTGGGGAATGTTTGGCGATTTCCCTACCTTTGCTATAAAAACGGAGGCG GTGCTTTTCTGATCACTTATGGCATCGCAATGCTGTTTTGCGGGatccctatattttttcaagaagTCGCTATTGGACAATATCTCGGGGCTGGTGGAATGTCGCTAGTCGGACAATTGTGTCCTCTTTTGCAAG GTGTGGGATACGCTACTATGACCATTGTATTTTTCCTCGACgtatattattgcataatcATAGCTTGGACACTTTTCTACCTCATAAGCACGTTCGTGAATTTGCCCAATGTACCTTGGAGTGGATGTG aaaattggtGGAACACGGATGATTGTTTCGATGCAGCCAAAGGAAGCCAAGGCATGCACGGAAAAATGAATTGTACGAACTCCGTAGAAAATAACAATACCTGCCATCATACTACGCCAGTAGAAGAATATTGGGA TCAGCGAGTGCTCGGCATCACATCCGGCATCGAGACTATCGGCAAGATCCAGTGGGAGCTGCTAGGCTGCCTGATTGTCGGCTGGCTGCTCGTTTACTTTATCATCCGGCGCGGTCTACATCAGAGCGGTAAGATCATCTGGTTTTCAGCCTTGTTCCCGTACGTGGTGCTTTTCATTCTTTTGGGAAGAGCGGTGACGTTGGAGGGTTCCTACGAGGGTTTGCTTTACTACGTGACACCGCGATGGGAGGAATTGCGCAATCCCGGACCGTGGATAGACGGCGCCACCCAGATCTTCTTCGCGTACAGCATCGGCACCGGCGCGCTGCCCGCCTTGGGCTCGTACAACAAATTTCATCATAATTGTTATAG AGACGCAATAATCACTTGCGTAGTCAACACCCTGACGTGTCTTCTGGCCGGTTGCGTAACCTTTTCGATACTGGGTCACATCGCCCAGGAACAGCAAACGCAGGTGTCCGAGGTCGTCAAGAGCGGGCCTGGTCTCGTGTTTCTCACGTATCCCGAGGTCGTTCTCAAGCTACCCGGTGCTTCGTTGTGGGCCATTATATTCTTCGTTATGCTGCTC ATACTCGGCATTGACAGTGAATTTTGCATCGTGGAATCTTTCATAACGGGTATGGTTGACTACTGGCCGGACGTGCTGCGTCCTCACAGGATCAAATTCACCATAGCTATCTGCCTGATAATGTTTCTTCTGGGAATTCCGATGGTCACAAAC GGTGGAATTTACATCTTCCAACTAATGGACTTCTATTCCGCGAGTGGAATGTCCATTCTGTGGGTATGCTTTTTCCAGACAATCGCAATATCATGGATTTTCGGAGCGCAGAAATTCTGCGATTGCGTGCATCAGATGATGGGAATTCGATTAAATAAGTTCTGGTACATATGTTGGGTTCTACTTGCACCGGTGATCATGCTC TTTATCTTCGTGTTTCAAATCGTGCAATATAAACCACTGAAATACGGCAGTAGCTATGAATATCCAACGTGGGCAGAAATAGTAGGCGTGTGCTTGAGTCTCTCCTCAATGATATGGATACCAGGTTATGCACTGTATTACGTAATAATCACGCCAGGATCGATAAAAGAG AATATTCTGAAGGGTTTGCAGCCGAACATAAAATCGCACACAAAGTTACCGAAAGGCGAGAAGTCAGCCGTGATACCCATGTCAGAGAGCAGCGCAGGTTTAATCaccaaaaataatagttttttgaGTCAAACATGA
- the LOC105675111 gene encoding uncharacterized protein: MSCLSALHLQIATLFSVPHEILLLRHRVFREYAKIAVGPDFIHTLPSFLILTAAVLVLWKNPPFSTRIMDLSVTFVYKGFQVSVSWLAVNTLLWLWLILQRILYCSVWHYWSYESEYRDISYPWWHRVWSTYYPAPVQPPMMSASFLSWLITMSIATIVLGCAIFTDRVKTSIKEISTKLWKAFAVVKSYTQWFRNRTRESISSEVIAVMDDSEICSVCDDGRSETSTEPISAARGDIHPISYGTNWMPQPNFNMFKEAQRKLSMKSFHTVAGINDTQDADKLAAKQLRHRRGCHTVIPSNSSEQSSGC; this comes from the exons ATGTCCTGCCTAAGCGCTTTGCACTTGCAGATAGCGACTTTGTTCTCGGTGCCGCACGAGATTCTGCTGCTGCGACACAGGGTCTTCCGCGAGTATGCCAAGATCGCGGTCGGGCCGGATTTCATCCACACGCTGCCCTCTTTTCTAATTCTGACAGCCGCGGTGCTCGTCCTTTGGAAAAATCCTCCATTCTCCACGCGCATTATGGATCTAAGCGTGACATTTGTTTATAAAGGCTTTCAG GTGTCAGTCAGCTGGCTCGCGGTTAATACGCTTTTATGGCTGTGGCTGATCCTTCAGAGAATACTCTACTGCAGCGTCTGGCATTATTGGAGTTAC GAGTCTGAATATCGAGATATTTCGTATCCTTGGTGGCATCGTGTTTGGTCCACATACTATCCTGCACCTGTGCAGCCGCCAATGATGTCGGCTAGTTTTCTTAGCTGGCTCATCACGATGTCGATCGCGACAATCGTGTTAGGATGCGCAATATTTACAGATCGCGTGAAAACTTCcattaaagaaatttcaaCTAAACTTTGGAAAGCGTTTGCGGTGGTAAAGTCTTACACGCAATGGTTCCGTAATAG AACGCGAGAATCCATAAGTTCCGAGGTAATCGCAGTAATGGACGACAGTGAAATCTGTTCAGTTTGCGACGACGGTCGCTCAGAAACATCGACCGAGCCGATCAGCGCGGCGCGAGGGGACATACATCCGATCTCCTATGGAACGAATTGGATGCCACAGCCGAATTTCAACATGTTCAAGGAAGCGCAACGAAAGCTATCGATGAAATCCTTTCACACCGTGGCAGGCATAAATGACACTCaa GATGCCGATAAGCTTGCGGCGAAGCAATTGCGACATCGACGTGGCTGTCACACTGTGATACCAAGTAATTCCAGCGAGCAATCGAGTGGATGTTGA
- the LOC105675190 gene encoding uncharacterized protein isoform X1, with translation MYSSKPVHHHVTTPTTYILRCFVVVTMIAAAATFLHINNYRPKRTFLSCDRPCHHLDWPMICRVKLTLEVFQSLSKSCGDCPLNRTNCLANHCVSADGQRRGILTANRQMPGPSIQVCENDILVVDVINRLPGKATTIHWRGQTQGEMPYMDGAPLITQCPILSYSTFQYKFRASVPGTHLWHAHAGADVSNGIFGALIVKQADLLEPHRALYDIDDSNHVVLVSQWQHSPEVAFHYSHSKPAILLINGKGRQPGGPTVPLTTFTVVPGRRHRFRVANAGGAGACPITFFIDNHTLLLITLDGQPVEPRQVTSITLAKGERADFVLKASKRIASYWVHVHTGKECGTSTINGAAVLNYKGSSEVPATTEEIIDQRDIDEIGTNRLAMTTNPAEKCAGQESLCVINIQNIRKMPQVLTKGKMDITMYLPINYKLQATELLNNGGMETRVFNVDNATFTFPSSPLLTQGGDVSLGMLCSSSDNDDEDDQGESDANASRRRCRSVVDGGTSDICECVHVRHVPLGATVEIILLDQGGLDDLVYHLHGYSFYVVGARQFGRSMPLQEVKKLDERGQLFLRNVDCAPIKDTIVVPKFGAVALRFKADNPGYWMLRDEHAADWTRGLDVILQVGEPTDMVAAPQDFPKCGSFVGPDYFLI, from the exons TATGATCTGCCGGGTGAAACTCACGTTAGAAGTCTTTCAATCGCTAAGCAA ATCATGCGGGGATTGTCCATTGAATCGGACAAACTGCCTGGCTAATCACTGCGTTTCCGCGGATGGGCAAAGACGAGGAATTCTTACGGCCAATCGTCAAATGCCAGGACCTAGTATTCAG GTTTGCGAAAACGACATTTTAGTAGTAGATGTAATTAATCGACTTCCGGGCAAAGCCACGACAATACATTGGCGTGGACAAACGCAAGGGGAAATGCCTTATATGGACGGCGCGCCGCTGATCACTCAGTGTCCGATATTAAGTTATTCGACTTTCCAATACAAATTTCGCGCATCGGTACCCGGCACGCATTTGTGGCATGCGCATGCAG GCGCCGATGTCAGCAATGGCATTTTCGGCGCGCTGATCGTTAAGCAGGCGGATCTTTTGGAGCCTCATCGCGCTCTTTACGATATTGACGACTCTAACCATGTGGTTCTGGTGAGCCAATGGCAACATTCGCCAGAAGTGGCGTTTCATTACAGTCATTCGAAACCAGCGATTCTTTTGATCAATGGGAAAGGCCGCCAGCCCGGTGGACCCACGGTTCCCCTGACCACGTTCACGGTCGTTCCAGGACGACGTCATAGATTCCGCGTCGCGAATGCCGGCGGCGCCGGTGCATGTCCGATAACGTTTTTTATAGACAACCACACGCTTCTTTTGATTACACTTGACGGGCAGCCTGTGGAGCCGCGCCAGGTTACCTCGATTACTCTCGCCAAAG GTGAAAGGGCAGACTTCGTCCTCAAAGCGAGCAAACGCATCGCTTCCTATTGGGTGCACGTTCATACAGGGAAAGAATGCGGAACAAGCACGATAAATGGCGCAGCGGTGCTCAACTATAAAGGCAGCTCGGAAGTGCCAGCGACAACAGAGGAAATTATCGATCAGCGCGATATCGACGAGATAGGGACAAACCGGTTAGCGATGACGACGAATCCTGCCGAGAAATGCGCCGGTCAAGAGAGTTTGTGCGTCATCAATATTCAGAATATCCGCAAAATGCCGCAAGTTCTAACCAAGGGCAAGATGGACATAACGATGTATCTGCCAATTAACTACAAGCTGCAGGCAACGGAATTGTTAA ATAATGGCGGGATGGAAACGCGAGTGTTCAACGTCGACAACGCTACTTTTACGTTTCCCTCGTCACCGCTATTGACCCAGGGTGGCGATGTATCCCTGGGGATGCTGTGCTCCAGCAGCGATAACGATGACGAGGATGATCAGGGCGAGAGCGACGCGAACGCGTCGCGGCGCCGGTGCCGTTCCGTCGTCGACGGCGGCACAAGCGACATATGCGAATGCGTTCACGTGCGCCACGTGCCGCTCGGAGCGACCGTCGAGATTATTCTCTTGGATCAAG GTGGTCTGGACGATCTGGTTTACCATTTACACGGCTACAGTTTTTATGTAGTGGGTGCCAGACAGTTTGGGCGAAGTATGCCACTGCAAGAGGTGAAAAAACTGGATGAGAGAGGACAACTGTTTTTGCGAAATGTTGACTGCGCGCCGATTAAGGATACCATCGTCGTACCCAAGTTTGGCGCAGTGGCATTGCGATTTAAAGCTGACAATCCGG GTTATTGGATGTTGCGGGATGAGCACGCGGCTGATTGGACTCGCGGTTTGGATGTTATTCTACAAGTTGGAGAACCTACCGACATGGTGGCTGCGCCACAGGATTTCCCTAAATGCGGATCCTTTGTGGGACCAGATTACTTTCTTATATAG
- the LOC105675190 gene encoding uncharacterized protein isoform X3 yields MQATLSFVQLHIRKSTSCGDCPLNRTNCLANHCVSADGQRRGILTANRQMPGPSIQVCENDILVVDVINRLPGKATTIHWRGQTQGEMPYMDGAPLITQCPILSYSTFQYKFRASVPGTHLWHAHAGADVSNGIFGALIVKQADLLEPHRALYDIDDSNHVVLVSQWQHSPEVAFHYSHSKPAILLINGKGRQPGGPTVPLTTFTVVPGRRHRFRVANAGGAGACPITFFIDNHTLLLITLDGQPVEPRQVTSITLAKGERADFVLKASKRIASYWVHVHTGKECGTSTINGAAVLNYKGSSEVPATTEEIIDQRDIDEIGTNRLAMTTNPAEKCAGQESLCVINIQNIRKMPQVLTKGKMDITMYLPINYKLQATELLNNGGMETRVFNVDNATFTFPSSPLLTQGGDVSLGMLCSSSDNDDEDDQGESDANASRRRCRSVVDGGTSDICECVHVRHVPLGATVEIILLDQGGLDDLVYHLHGYSFYVVGARQFGRSMPLQEVKKLDERGQLFLRNVDCAPIKDTIVVPKFGAVALRFKADNPGYWMLRDEHAADWTRGLDVILQVGEPTDMVAAPQDFPKCGSFVGPDYFLI; encoded by the exons ATGCAAGCGACACTTTCTTTTGTACAACTACATATTCGAAAATCTAC ATCATGCGGGGATTGTCCATTGAATCGGACAAACTGCCTGGCTAATCACTGCGTTTCCGCGGATGGGCAAAGACGAGGAATTCTTACGGCCAATCGTCAAATGCCAGGACCTAGTATTCAG GTTTGCGAAAACGACATTTTAGTAGTAGATGTAATTAATCGACTTCCGGGCAAAGCCACGACAATACATTGGCGTGGACAAACGCAAGGGGAAATGCCTTATATGGACGGCGCGCCGCTGATCACTCAGTGTCCGATATTAAGTTATTCGACTTTCCAATACAAATTTCGCGCATCGGTACCCGGCACGCATTTGTGGCATGCGCATGCAG GCGCCGATGTCAGCAATGGCATTTTCGGCGCGCTGATCGTTAAGCAGGCGGATCTTTTGGAGCCTCATCGCGCTCTTTACGATATTGACGACTCTAACCATGTGGTTCTGGTGAGCCAATGGCAACATTCGCCAGAAGTGGCGTTTCATTACAGTCATTCGAAACCAGCGATTCTTTTGATCAATGGGAAAGGCCGCCAGCCCGGTGGACCCACGGTTCCCCTGACCACGTTCACGGTCGTTCCAGGACGACGTCATAGATTCCGCGTCGCGAATGCCGGCGGCGCCGGTGCATGTCCGATAACGTTTTTTATAGACAACCACACGCTTCTTTTGATTACACTTGACGGGCAGCCTGTGGAGCCGCGCCAGGTTACCTCGATTACTCTCGCCAAAG GTGAAAGGGCAGACTTCGTCCTCAAAGCGAGCAAACGCATCGCTTCCTATTGGGTGCACGTTCATACAGGGAAAGAATGCGGAACAAGCACGATAAATGGCGCAGCGGTGCTCAACTATAAAGGCAGCTCGGAAGTGCCAGCGACAACAGAGGAAATTATCGATCAGCGCGATATCGACGAGATAGGGACAAACCGGTTAGCGATGACGACGAATCCTGCCGAGAAATGCGCCGGTCAAGAGAGTTTGTGCGTCATCAATATTCAGAATATCCGCAAAATGCCGCAAGTTCTAACCAAGGGCAAGATGGACATAACGATGTATCTGCCAATTAACTACAAGCTGCAGGCAACGGAATTGTTAA ATAATGGCGGGATGGAAACGCGAGTGTTCAACGTCGACAACGCTACTTTTACGTTTCCCTCGTCACCGCTATTGACCCAGGGTGGCGATGTATCCCTGGGGATGCTGTGCTCCAGCAGCGATAACGATGACGAGGATGATCAGGGCGAGAGCGACGCGAACGCGTCGCGGCGCCGGTGCCGTTCCGTCGTCGACGGCGGCACAAGCGACATATGCGAATGCGTTCACGTGCGCCACGTGCCGCTCGGAGCGACCGTCGAGATTATTCTCTTGGATCAAG GTGGTCTGGACGATCTGGTTTACCATTTACACGGCTACAGTTTTTATGTAGTGGGTGCCAGACAGTTTGGGCGAAGTATGCCACTGCAAGAGGTGAAAAAACTGGATGAGAGAGGACAACTGTTTTTGCGAAATGTTGACTGCGCGCCGATTAAGGATACCATCGTCGTACCCAAGTTTGGCGCAGTGGCATTGCGATTTAAAGCTGACAATCCGG GTTATTGGATGTTGCGGGATGAGCACGCGGCTGATTGGACTCGCGGTTTGGATGTTATTCTACAAGTTGGAGAACCTACCGACATGGTGGCTGCGCCACAGGATTTCCCTAAATGCGGATCCTTTGTGGGACCAGATTACTTTCTTATATAG
- the LOC105675190 gene encoding uncharacterized protein isoform X2, with translation MLFRFGIFIGLGSVVTTIIYFTPVPERTFLSCDRPCHHLDWPMICRVKLTLEVFQSLSKSCGDCPLNRTNCLANHCVSADGQRRGILTANRQMPGPSIQVCENDILVVDVINRLPGKATTIHWRGQTQGEMPYMDGAPLITQCPILSYSTFQYKFRASVPGTHLWHAHAGADVSNGIFGALIVKQADLLEPHRALYDIDDSNHVVLVSQWQHSPEVAFHYSHSKPAILLINGKGRQPGGPTVPLTTFTVVPGRRHRFRVANAGGAGACPITFFIDNHTLLLITLDGQPVEPRQVTSITLAKGERADFVLKASKRIASYWVHVHTGKECGTSTINGAAVLNYKGSSEVPATTEEIIDQRDIDEIGTNRLAMTTNPAEKCAGQESLCVINIQNIRKMPQVLTKGKMDITMYLPINYKLQATELLNNGGMETRVFNVDNATFTFPSSPLLTQGGDVSLGMLCSSSDNDDEDDQGESDANASRRRCRSVVDGGTSDICECVHVRHVPLGATVEIILLDQGGLDDLVYHLHGYSFYVVGARQFGRSMPLQEVKKLDERGQLFLRNVDCAPIKDTIVVPKFGAVALRFKADNPGYWMLRDEHAADWTRGLDVILQVGEPTDMVAAPQDFPKCGSFVGPDYFLI, from the exons TATGATCTGCCGGGTGAAACTCACGTTAGAAGTCTTTCAATCGCTAAGCAA ATCATGCGGGGATTGTCCATTGAATCGGACAAACTGCCTGGCTAATCACTGCGTTTCCGCGGATGGGCAAAGACGAGGAATTCTTACGGCCAATCGTCAAATGCCAGGACCTAGTATTCAG GTTTGCGAAAACGACATTTTAGTAGTAGATGTAATTAATCGACTTCCGGGCAAAGCCACGACAATACATTGGCGTGGACAAACGCAAGGGGAAATGCCTTATATGGACGGCGCGCCGCTGATCACTCAGTGTCCGATATTAAGTTATTCGACTTTCCAATACAAATTTCGCGCATCGGTACCCGGCACGCATTTGTGGCATGCGCATGCAG GCGCCGATGTCAGCAATGGCATTTTCGGCGCGCTGATCGTTAAGCAGGCGGATCTTTTGGAGCCTCATCGCGCTCTTTACGATATTGACGACTCTAACCATGTGGTTCTGGTGAGCCAATGGCAACATTCGCCAGAAGTGGCGTTTCATTACAGTCATTCGAAACCAGCGATTCTTTTGATCAATGGGAAAGGCCGCCAGCCCGGTGGACCCACGGTTCCCCTGACCACGTTCACGGTCGTTCCAGGACGACGTCATAGATTCCGCGTCGCGAATGCCGGCGGCGCCGGTGCATGTCCGATAACGTTTTTTATAGACAACCACACGCTTCTTTTGATTACACTTGACGGGCAGCCTGTGGAGCCGCGCCAGGTTACCTCGATTACTCTCGCCAAAG GTGAAAGGGCAGACTTCGTCCTCAAAGCGAGCAAACGCATCGCTTCCTATTGGGTGCACGTTCATACAGGGAAAGAATGCGGAACAAGCACGATAAATGGCGCAGCGGTGCTCAACTATAAAGGCAGCTCGGAAGTGCCAGCGACAACAGAGGAAATTATCGATCAGCGCGATATCGACGAGATAGGGACAAACCGGTTAGCGATGACGACGAATCCTGCCGAGAAATGCGCCGGTCAAGAGAGTTTGTGCGTCATCAATATTCAGAATATCCGCAAAATGCCGCAAGTTCTAACCAAGGGCAAGATGGACATAACGATGTATCTGCCAATTAACTACAAGCTGCAGGCAACGGAATTGTTAA ATAATGGCGGGATGGAAACGCGAGTGTTCAACGTCGACAACGCTACTTTTACGTTTCCCTCGTCACCGCTATTGACCCAGGGTGGCGATGTATCCCTGGGGATGCTGTGCTCCAGCAGCGATAACGATGACGAGGATGATCAGGGCGAGAGCGACGCGAACGCGTCGCGGCGCCGGTGCCGTTCCGTCGTCGACGGCGGCACAAGCGACATATGCGAATGCGTTCACGTGCGCCACGTGCCGCTCGGAGCGACCGTCGAGATTATTCTCTTGGATCAAG GTGGTCTGGACGATCTGGTTTACCATTTACACGGCTACAGTTTTTATGTAGTGGGTGCCAGACAGTTTGGGCGAAGTATGCCACTGCAAGAGGTGAAAAAACTGGATGAGAGAGGACAACTGTTTTTGCGAAATGTTGACTGCGCGCCGATTAAGGATACCATCGTCGTACCCAAGTTTGGCGCAGTGGCATTGCGATTTAAAGCTGACAATCCGG GTTATTGGATGTTGCGGGATGAGCACGCGGCTGATTGGACTCGCGGTTTGGATGTTATTCTACAAGTTGGAGAACCTACCGACATGGTGGCTGCGCCACAGGATTTCCCTAAATGCGGATCCTTTGTGGGACCAGATTACTTTCTTATATAG